In the genome of Dromiciops gliroides isolate mDroGli1 chromosome 1, mDroGli1.pri, whole genome shotgun sequence, the window CCAACCCTTTCCACTCCCTCCCGCCCCTCGCGCCCCCTTCTTTGGCTCGCGCTCCTCTCCCTGGGCCGGCGTGCGAGCCCCGCCTCCTGGCCCTCATTCTCTATAAATAAAGCTACGCTGCGGGCTGGGGCGAGAGCATAGTGGAGGCGAGAGCGTGTTCAGGAGAGAGGGAGTTAAGAGTGTGGTTTCAAGGAGAGGGAGTGAAAGCGCGATCGAGGGAGAGAGCTCGGTGAAAGCGGAGAGGAgacagctgcagcagcagcagcggcggcggcgggggcttTTAGTCTAAGCTCGTAGGGAGGGAATCAGGAACAGGGGTGGCTTGCTTTCTTTTTCGTGCATGTgttagcttctttctttcttttttaaaatttatttttattctcacgGTCCAGTGGTGCTCCGCTGAACAGAAATTCCCTCGCCAAGCCCAGAGCTCGATTCCAGAGACAGGCGGCTCTTGCTGTCAATTGTGTTGCCAAAGGACTAGGAGCGATTCTCCCGTGTGTCTTAGGACTGgattgagggaagggaaggatagggacagggacagggagcgAGCGCAGGCTGGGGGTGGCGACGACTGGGCGGGGGGTGTTCTTCTTGCCCTTTCCTTTACCCTCCCGGGTCTCCTCTTCGTGGCCGAGGCCGGAATCCGCTCTCAGAAGGGCGCGCACCATGAAAGCCGTGAGTCCCGTCCGCCCCTCGGGCCGGAAGGCGCCGTCGGGCTGCGGCGGGGAGCTGGCGCTGCGCTGCCTGGCGGAGCACAGCCACAGCCTGGGCGGCTCGGCGGCGGCCGTGGCTGCGGCTGCGGCGGCGCGCTGCAAGGCGGCCGAGGCGGCGGCCGAGGAGCCGTCCCTGTGCCTGCAGTGCGATATGAATGACTGTTACAGCCGCCTCAAGAAACTGGTGCCCACCATCCCGCCCAACAAGAAAGTCAGCAAAGTGGAGATCCTGCAGCACGTTATCGACTACATCCTGGACCTGCAGCTGGCGCTGGAGACGCACCCGGCTCTGCTGAggcagcagccgccgccgccgccgccgctgcatCACCCCTCCTCCGGGAGCTGTCCCGCCGGACCCCCCCGGACTCCGCTCACAGCCCTCAACACGGACCCGGTAAGGGGGCGCCGCTCTCGCCGCGGGCGGGGAAAGGGCAGGGGGTGGAATGTGCCCTGGAGCTGGCAGGCTGGCGGGCTGCGCGGGGCGCACGGAGCCTGGGAGCTAGAGAGGGACGTGCGCTGCGGTGGGGGAGACTCGGGCTCCTGGGAGCAAGGGTAGAACGAGCTCTCCAGGTCTTGTTGCGCGCGGGCGGGCCGGGGGCGTGTAGCTAGCTGGCTGGTGCGAGTCCCTTCTTGAGGATCCACCCGAGGCAGTCTTTGCTGGGGAGGAAGGGCGATTGATGTTAAGGAAGATCAGGACCAGCCCGCAAATCTGAAGAGTAGGGGCAGGGGCCGGAGAGGGTTTTCTTGCCCTCTCTTTTGCAATCCGGGGTGGAGTAGGGTGGGTTGCTGGTCTGGGTCCAGGAGAGAATGACAGCTACTCTTCTCTTATAATCGGGGAGCCCGATTTCCCCGATCCTGCACGCCCATTCATTCTTAATCCGTAACCGCCAGCCCTGACGTGTGGATAGAACGCGGAGAGGCGACCGGACCGGGCTGTCTTTCTGTCCAGTCCAACCAATCTGTCTGATGGGTCCTGTTCAGTCTCGCCTGGACTTGCTTGTCGGAACATAGAGCCGtccatcgtgtgtgtgtgtgtgtgtgtatgtgtgtgtgtgtgtgtgtgtgtgtgtgtgtgtgtgtgtctgcgcGAATGCTGTAGTCACTGAACAAAACCTAGTGTTATGAATAGGTTCATTATTCGCC includes:
- the ID4 gene encoding DNA-binding protein inhibitor ID-4 produces the protein MKAVSPVRPSGRKAPSGCGGELALRCLAEHSHSLGGSAAAVAAAAAARCKAAEAAAEEPSLCLQCDMNDCYSRLKKLVPTIPPNKKVSKVEILQHVIDYILDLQLALETHPALLRQQPPPPPPLHHPSSGSCPAGPPRTPLTALNTDPAGAVNKQGDSILCR